The following are encoded together in the Bacteroidales bacterium MB20-C3-3 genome:
- a CDS encoding cyanophycinase, with the protein MKNRTLFIAIIILLHMVACSQNPQTELKYEAEKIDSKGTLVIEGGGDRIEVILKTIIEYSGGVNSKVLVVPFASGVAEETGIKQSEEFRVLGCKSADYIFCEKDSIDSPSSLAKLDGVTAIFFSGGDQVILSAYLEGTKFLEKIREIYKNGGVVSGTSAGAAIMSRVMLTGEQRSDTTNSQIFNTIEKGDVITAKGFGFLDNIVVDQHFLKRKRQIRLISVLMDNPGLRGIGIDEETAIVVKSDNTIEVIGDNKAMLFEPYSAVNGSGDLSSFKLTILNPGDIYKL; encoded by the coding sequence ATGAAAAATAGAACACTCTTTATTGCAATAATTATATTATTGCACATGGTAGCTTGTAGCCAGAATCCACAAACAGAACTTAAATATGAGGCAGAAAAGATAGATTCAAAAGGCACACTTGTTATTGAGGGGGGTGGAGACAGAATAGAGGTTATTTTAAAAACGATTATTGAGTACAGCGGAGGAGTGAATTCCAAAGTATTGGTTGTACCATTTGCAAGTGGCGTAGCTGAGGAGACGGGGATAAAACAGAGTGAAGAGTTCCGTGTTCTGGGCTGTAAATCTGCTGACTACATCTTTTGTGAAAAAGACAGCATTGATTCACCCTCAAGTCTTGCAAAACTGGATGGGGTTACGGCAATCTTTTTTTCCGGTGGGGATCAGGTTATTTTAAGTGCTTATCTGGAGGGGACTAAATTTCTTGAGAAAATCAGGGAGATATACAAGAACGGAGGGGTTGTAAGCGGAACAAGTGCAGGAGCAGCAATAATGAGCAGAGTAATGCTCACTGGTGAACAGAGAAGTGACACAACCAACTCTCAGATATTTAACACAATTGAGAAAGGAGATGTTATTACTGCAAAAGGTTTTGGTTTTCTTGACAATATTGTAGTTGACCAGCATTTCCTAAAGAGAAAGAGGCAGATCAGACTTATCTCAGTCCTGATGGATAATCCGGGCTTAAGAGGAATAGGAATTGACGAAGAGACTGCAATTGTTGTAAAATCTGATAATACAATTGAGGTAATAGGAGATAACAAGGCTATGCTGTTTGAACCTTATAGTGCAGTAAACGGCAGCGGAGATCTCTCCAGCTTCAAACTCACTATATTAAATCCCGGAGATATTTATAAGCTTTAA
- a CDS encoding M20/M25/M40 family metallo-hydrolase: protein MVLDERLKHIFIELTSIDAVSGKEAPVAEYINKFIGNFGLKGFADGASDLSNGNSGNMIVEILGGGEHLLVAHMDTPRSTARLNHQFHQDRITSDGTTPLGVDDRGGLSSILFALERAVRDGNLKPCTLLFTVCEETTLAGSIYYKPAPAVKYGFVFDSYLSPGNFVSETCGAINFELVVRGVSAHAGISPEKGVNAIKIAAEAMAGFPFGRIDEVTTANIGIVKGGTGTNVVCDEVHMTGEIRTDFTHHGEEIMAKVISDFNKVCEKYGGKLESKHFWDFLPYSVKEDDKPYTHFLKIAKRLGLNPSPKKSMGGSDANSLNVKGIKTINLGVGAQNPHGNDEFILYKDLKMASEIAYQLLTTEIE from the coding sequence ATGGTATTAGACGAAAGGCTCAAACACATTTTCATTGAATTAACATCAATTGATGCTGTTTCAGGGAAAGAGGCTCCTGTTGCTGAATATATTAATAAGTTCATAGGAAATTTTGGGTTAAAGGGTTTTGCAGATGGAGCCAGCGACCTGTCAAATGGAAATTCGGGCAATATGATTGTTGAAATTCTTGGTGGTGGAGAGCATTTACTTGTGGCTCATATGGACACGCCAAGATCTACTGCCCGCCTTAATCATCAGTTTCATCAGGACAGAATTACTTCAGATGGGACCACTCCTCTAGGAGTTGATGACCGAGGGGGCCTTTCGTCTATTCTTTTTGCCCTTGAAAGGGCAGTAAGGGACGGGAATTTAAAGCCCTGCACACTTCTCTTTACGGTATGTGAAGAGACAACTCTTGCCGGGTCAATATATTACAAACCGGCTCCAGCTGTGAAATATGGATTTGTATTTGACTCCTATTTGTCTCCGGGTAATTTTGTATCAGAGACATGCGGTGCAATAAATTTTGAACTTGTGGTGAGGGGAGTCTCTGCTCATGCAGGAATATCTCCTGAAAAGGGGGTAAACGCAATTAAAATAGCAGCCGAAGCAATGGCCGGATTCCCTTTTGGGAGGATAGATGAAGTAACTACCGCAAATATTGGAATAGTTAAAGGTGGAACCGGGACAAATGTTGTATGCGATGAAGTTCATATGACAGGTGAGATAAGAACAGATTTTACTCATCATGGAGAGGAGATTATGGCAAAGGTCATAAGCGACTTCAATAAGGTATGTGAAAAATATGGAGGTAAGCTTGAGTCAAAACACTTCTGGGATTTTTTACCATACTCTGTCAAAGAGGATGACAAACCATACACTCATTTTTTAAAAATCGCAAAGAGACTCGGCCTCAACCCGTCACCAAAAAAATCAATGGGTGGAAGCGATGCTAACTCTCTAAATGTAAAGGGTATAAAAACAATCAATTTGGGAGTAGGGGCACAAAACCCGCACGGGAATGATGAGTTCATTCTTTATAAGGACCTAAAAATGGCATCAGAGATTGCCTATCAATTATTAACGACTGAAATAGAATAA
- a CDS encoding choice-of-anchor J domain-containing protein produces MKNLLYINFVILLSLLLSGCEKEDRTYQGPQYYEFSAFENRQGTVSNILQKENNRVGLDSICIQLIKTSTGNVTVNYEIVQKLYYLTDKDNYVEEVPAGTDISVVDTVFSTAVHGQDFVIVTGNNSSFTPGTMKGSLTIPKGEYFGYIQVNMLKKTGKNFYVVLKDSPDTKANKPTSILNYKISPDKIYYFTERFLTEIPDTWTLIDKDGDGYNWEYYKSHATSDSYRSGGVGALTPENYLVSPLINIGSTMDKVMLTFDISAGDEDYPEENYRVVISESPITLANCREATILRDWTELDASYASDKTETIDITQYKGKSVYIAFVHGNCTDCYYIRLANVNVFGL; encoded by the coding sequence ATGAAAAACTTACTATACATCAATTTTGTAATCCTCTTATCCTTGTTGCTGAGCGGGTGTGAAAAAGAGGACAGAACTTATCAGGGACCTCAGTACTACGAATTCAGTGCATTTGAAAACAGACAGGGTACTGTGAGCAATATTCTTCAAAAGGAGAACAACAGAGTGGGTCTGGATTCTATCTGTATTCAGCTGATTAAAACATCCACAGGAAATGTGACCGTAAACTATGAAATTGTTCAGAAACTCTATTATCTGACAGATAAAGATAATTATGTTGAAGAGGTACCGGCCGGTACAGATATCTCAGTAGTTGATACTGTCTTCTCAACGGCAGTTCATGGTCAGGACTTTGTAATAGTTACAGGAAACAACTCTTCATTTACTCCAGGTACAATGAAAGGTTCACTCACGATACCAAAGGGAGAATATTTTGGGTATATTCAGGTTAATATGCTTAAGAAGACAGGCAAGAATTTTTATGTTGTGCTTAAAGATTCACCTGACACAAAAGCAAACAAACCAACCTCAATTTTGAATTATAAGATTTCTCCAGATAAGATTTACTACTTTACAGAGAGATTCCTCACTGAAATCCCTGACACCTGGACTCTGATAGACAAAGATGGAGATGGTTATAACTGGGAGTACTACAAGAGCCACGCTACATCTGATTCATACAGAAGCGGTGGGGTGGGTGCCCTCACACCGGAGAACTATCTGGTATCACCTCTTATTAACATTGGAAGTACAATGGATAAAGTGATGCTGACATTTGATATTTCGGCAGGTGATGAAGATTATCCTGAAGAGAACTACAGAGTAGTGATTTCGGAATCTCCTATAACATTAGCAAATTGTCGTGAGGCAACAATATTAAGAGACTGGACAGAACTGGATGCAAGCTATGCATCAGATAAAACAGAGACAATCGATATAACTCAGTACAAAGGGAAGAGTGTATATATTGCTTTTGTTCACGGAAACTGCACAGATTGTTACTATATACGACTGGCTAATGTAAATGTATTTGGATTGTAA
- a CDS encoding RagB/SusD family nutrient uptake outer membrane protein produces MKKINLIIVTIFVLFANSSCDSMLDVSTKHALPQDKIKTVTGCESLIIGVYDQLQDGYYAGRDLICIPDVLGDNTQLSPGATSYSGQYNFKPNYNLDIWEIAYKQIGALNEAIYYLSQLDQTAKVKSLTGEALFLRAYNYFNLSIIYSRVPGKLVENFNLCVPLLTEPFFNEGGSITEQASVPRATVDVVWTQIVKDLNDSYTLLNNNDGSNFPYRVSALAVKAFQSRVYLYKGEWDNAIAAASTTITNSKVKLYNGLYTDIFSKGTESIWQLHYTITENLKSISLHSTYGTMDNGFRDEEGFGDGTGPGDAQLSVSPDFINIIDKDNDKRFGALRKVHYYGQDLWWTTKFNSWGGAFGLDDVPLIRISEIYLNRAEAYAHMKNYTQARNDINALRNIRGLDDTDVANSELINEILLQRRIELAFEGHRFFDMKRLGLPISRPNGLPEIPYADYRVVAPIGATEMDVNKKLVNNPGY; encoded by the coding sequence ATGAAAAAAATAAATTTAATTATTGTCACAATATTTGTGCTCTTTGCAAACTCATCTTGCGATTCAATGCTTGATGTGAGTACAAAGCACGCATTGCCGCAAGATAAAATCAAAACTGTAACCGGTTGTGAAAGTTTAATAATAGGTGTATATGACCAGCTACAAGATGGATACTATGCCGGAAGAGATCTGATATGTATTCCGGATGTTCTGGGTGATAATACACAGCTCTCTCCCGGAGCTACAAGCTATTCGGGCCAGTATAACTTTAAGCCAAATTACAATCTGGATATATGGGAAATTGCATATAAGCAGATAGGTGCGTTGAATGAGGCCATTTACTATTTATCACAACTTGACCAAACAGCAAAGGTTAAATCCCTTACAGGAGAAGCACTGTTTCTGAGAGCTTACAACTACTTTAATTTAAGTATTATATATAGTAGAGTTCCCGGAAAACTGGTTGAGAATTTTAATCTTTGTGTTCCACTACTTACAGAACCATTCTTTAACGAGGGAGGAAGTATTACTGAACAGGCCTCTGTTCCAAGGGCAACAGTGGATGTTGTATGGACACAGATTGTAAAGGATCTTAACGACTCTTATACTCTGCTGAATAACAATGACGGATCAAATTTCCCTTACAGAGTATCTGCTCTGGCAGTAAAAGCTTTTCAATCCAGGGTATATCTTTATAAGGGGGAGTGGGATAATGCAATAGCTGCAGCAAGTACAACAATCACAAATTCAAAGGTTAAATTGTACAATGGTCTCTATACAGATATTTTTTCAAAAGGGACAGAATCAATCTGGCAACTTCATTATACAATAACTGAAAATTTAAAATCAATATCCCTTCACTCTACTTATGGGACAATGGATAATGGATTTAGGGATGAGGAGGGATTTGGTGATGGGACAGGACCGGGAGATGCTCAACTTTCAGTTTCCCCTGACTTTATAAATATTATAGATAAGGATAATGACAAGAGGTTTGGTGCACTTAGAAAAGTTCACTATTACGGACAGGATTTGTGGTGGACAACCAAGTTTAACAGCTGGGGTGGTGCATTTGGATTGGACGATGTCCCATTAATCAGAATATCTGAAATTTATCTTAACAGGGCAGAGGCTTATGCACACATGAAAAATTACACACAGGCCCGTAATGATATTAATGCATTGAGAAACATTAGAGGGCTGGATGATACAGATGTTGCAAACTCAGAGCTGATAAATGAAATTTTGCTTCAAAGAAGGATAGAACTGGCTTTTGAAGGACACCGGTTTTTTGACATGAAGAGGCTTGGGCTACCAATTTCAAGACCTAACGGGCTTCCTGAGATACCTTACGCAGATTATCGGGTTGTTGCCCCTATTGGAGCAACTGAAATGGATGTAAACAAAAAATTAGTTAACAACCCAGGATATTAA
- a CDS encoding TonB-dependent receptor, whose product MKKNKGYKNLFVFFLLYALILCTGQLSAQTQREVYNVKLNNVTFKEAMVQITSQSNYFFVYEDLDIVKIPKITKEFRSSTISQIMDGCLEGTGLTFSIDKKVIYIKKITEKATPSKDQKKPDEKIDSLFVYGKITDLNNEPLPGASVEIKGEKGKGVISDFDGNYKIRVEDIAKQNTLVFNFLGMRPQEIAINGQRFINVALREAENELEQIVVVGYGVTRKKDIAGSIENITAESLAKTNSSNFQRALQGKMSGVQITSTSGIPGSSFSINIRGRGSINADTQPLYIIDGVQVTNGAQTTNILTNADVLAGLNPEDIESISVLKDGASASIYGAQAANGVVIITTKKGASGKTKVSVTATAGVQDIIRRVPLLNGKQWAEFALLEYKNYDEYNGTNMYNEKLDLFKSFGWGDDGYSNAPTTNWYDEIFRRALVQNYQVSLSGGGDNTKFYTSLGYNKTDGIIKHTGFSRVSGRLNLSHTITQWLTFNTNNTFSGTTHNQSSTVGAANPSRTAMFLLPGVSPRDSEGNYYSDLQYGYFLYNIPQMLELNEYIGKTNNLISANDLTFKILKGLEFKSSYNLDLTWLNEHQFSDPRTRLGSRVNGAIIANSSDVNKFQSEQVLTYNTTIKDIHRISAVAGFSYSSYKYHMIGAEANGVSSPDLTLLSSAATPISTMEEYSEWKMAGFFGRASYTFKDKYILTGTIRYDGSSRFGADNKWGTFPSVSFAWRMKEEKFLKDVEWLNDLKLRASYGITGNASIGNYVSQRLYDANSSYNGSSGIIPSSIGNPKLTWEKKHSKNVGLTAGIFGGRISANVDMYMDDTKDLLYYRIIPQTTGFSIIPSNMGGVRNQGIDIQLNTVNIDGENFKWETSFNISLAKNFITELQDGLEELGQYKVGKPITAEYVYQWAGVNSSDGRPMYYDKDGYITYNPTLEDRVWTKGLDPTFFGGMENTISWKNFTLSFFFQFQRGALKYWSDKAVLIGQAADNNLLADIYNSYWRKPGDNTWVPRPVIDGLYPGNPMKYDNNSDPSMSLIYESTDFIKLKNINLSYNIPQKLVKKLRISDAQIYANAYNVWTTTPYQGYDPESVGSDRGLYPQSKSLSIGIKINF is encoded by the coding sequence ATGAAAAAAAACAAAGGGTATAAAAATTTGTTTGTTTTCTTTTTATTGTACGCCCTGATTCTGTGTACCGGACAGTTGTCTGCACAGACACAGAGGGAAGTATACAATGTAAAGCTAAACAATGTTACTTTTAAAGAGGCGATGGTTCAGATAACATCGCAGAGTAATTACTTCTTTGTCTACGAAGATCTGGACATTGTAAAAATTCCTAAAATAACTAAGGAGTTCAGATCAAGTACAATCAGCCAGATTATGGATGGGTGTCTTGAGGGGACAGGGCTTACCTTTAGCATAGACAAGAAGGTAATCTACATAAAAAAGATTACTGAGAAAGCCACCCCCTCAAAAGATCAGAAAAAACCAGATGAAAAGATTGATTCACTCTTTGTTTACGGCAAAATTACCGATTTAAACAATGAGCCATTACCTGGTGCATCTGTAGAAATAAAAGGAGAGAAAGGAAAAGGGGTAATTTCTGACTTTGATGGTAATTATAAAATCAGGGTAGAGGATATTGCAAAGCAAAATACTCTTGTTTTTAATTTTTTGGGGATGAGACCTCAGGAGATAGCAATTAACGGGCAGCGATTTATTAATGTAGCTCTCAGGGAGGCGGAAAATGAACTGGAGCAGATTGTAGTAGTGGGTTATGGTGTAACAAGAAAGAAAGATATAGCAGGATCTATTGAAAACATTACTGCAGAATCTCTTGCAAAAACAAACAGCTCAAATTTTCAAAGGGCACTACAGGGAAAGATGTCCGGAGTTCAAATTACCTCTACTTCCGGTATCCCGGGTTCGTCATTCTCAATCAATATCAGGGGGCGCGGTTCAATAAATGCCGATACACAGCCTCTCTATATTATTGATGGTGTACAGGTAACAAACGGAGCACAGACAACAAATATTTTAACCAATGCAGATGTCCTTGCCGGCCTTAATCCTGAGGATATCGAGTCTATAAGCGTGCTGAAGGATGGTGCATCGGCCTCAATATACGGAGCACAGGCAGCAAACGGAGTAGTAATAATAACAACCAAGAAGGGAGCTTCAGGTAAAACCAAGGTATCGGTTACAGCTACAGCAGGTGTTCAGGATATTATCCGCAGGGTTCCTCTTCTCAATGGTAAGCAGTGGGCCGAATTTGCCCTGCTTGAGTACAAAAATTATGATGAGTACAATGGTACTAACATGTACAATGAGAAGCTGGATCTTTTTAAAAGCTTTGGATGGGGAGATGACGGATACTCAAATGCACCAACCACAAACTGGTATGATGAAATATTCAGAAGAGCCCTGGTACAGAATTATCAGGTAAGCCTTTCTGGAGGAGGTGATAACACAAAGTTTTATACCTCACTGGGATATAACAAAACAGATGGTATAATTAAACACACAGGCTTCAGCAGAGTCTCCGGGAGGCTTAATCTTAGCCACACAATAACTCAGTGGCTTACTTTTAATACTAATAATACATTCAGTGGGACTACTCACAATCAGTCATCAACAGTAGGTGCAGCAAACCCCTCCAGGACTGCAATGTTTTTGTTACCGGGAGTTTCGCCCAGAGATTCTGAGGGAAATTACTACTCAGATTTGCAGTATGGTTATTTTCTGTATAATATTCCACAAATGCTTGAACTTAATGAGTATATAGGCAAGACTAATAATCTGATCTCGGCAAATGACTTGACTTTCAAAATTCTTAAAGGACTTGAATTTAAAAGTAGTTATAACCTGGATCTTACCTGGCTAAATGAGCACCAGTTCAGTGATCCCCGGACAAGACTCGGTTCAAGGGTTAACGGAGCCATTATTGCAAACTCATCTGATGTGAATAAATTCCAGTCTGAGCAGGTCCTTACTTATAACACTACAATAAAAGATATACACAGAATAAGTGCAGTTGCCGGATTCTCTTACAGCAGCTATAAATATCATATGATTGGAGCAGAGGCCAATGGTGTTTCCAGCCCTGATCTTACTCTTCTGAGCAGCGCTGCCACACCAATTTCCACAATGGAGGAGTACTCTGAATGGAAGATGGCAGGATTCTTTGGACGGGCAAGCTACACTTTTAAAGACAAATATATTCTCACAGGCACAATCAGGTATGATGGTTCATCTCGCTTTGGTGCCGATAATAAATGGGGAACATTCCCATCGGTATCCTTTGCCTGGAGAATGAAGGAGGAGAAGTTCCTTAAAGATGTTGAGTGGCTTAATGACCTTAAACTTAGAGCAAGTTACGGTATAACCGGAAACGCCAGTATTGGAAACTATGTATCACAGCGACTCTATGATGCAAATTCATCTTATAACGGATCATCCGGGATTATTCCTTCATCCATAGGTAACCCTAAACTTACATGGGAGAAGAAACACTCAAAGAATGTGGGGCTGACTGCGGGCATTTTTGGTGGCAGGATAAGTGCTAATGTTGACATGTATATGGATGACACAAAAGATCTGCTCTATTACAGGATAATACCTCAGACAACAGGTTTTAGCATTATTCCATCAAATATGGGCGGTGTTAGAAATCAAGGGATAGATATTCAGCTGAATACTGTCAATATTGATGGGGAGAATTTCAAGTGGGAAACCTCTTTCAACATCTCTCTTGCAAAGAACTTTATTACTGAATTACAGGATGGTCTTGAGGAGCTTGGTCAGTACAAGGTGGGTAAGCCTATTACTGCAGAATATGTATATCAGTGGGCAGGAGTAAACAGCTCTGATGGCCGTCCGATGTATTATGATAAAGATGGATATATTACCTATAATCCAACACTTGAAGACAGAGTCTGGACAAAAGGTCTTGATCCAACATTCTTTGGAGGTATGGAAAATACTATCTCCTGGAAAAACTTCACACTCTCTTTCTTTTTCCAGTTTCAGAGGGGTGCCCTCAAATACTGGAGTGACAAAGCTGTGTTAATAGGGCAAGCTGCAGACAACAACCTTCTTGCAGATATCTATAACTCGTACTGGAGAAAGCCTGGCGATAATACCTGGGTGCCAAGGCCTGTAATTGATGGTTTATATCCGGGAAATCCAATGAAGTATGATAATAATAGTGATCCCTCAATGAGTCTTATTTACGAATCTACGGACTTTATTAAATTAAAAAATATAAACCTAAGCTATAACATACCTCAGAAACTTGTTAAAAAGCTGAGAATATCAGATGCTCAGATATATGCAAATGCATACAATGTATGGACAACAACTCCGTATCAGGGCTATGACCCTGAATCTGTGGGTTCAGACAGAGGGCTCTATCCTCAGTCAAAGAGTTTAAGTATAGGTATTAAGATTAACTTTTAA
- a CDS encoding FecR family protein yields MKEEQINRIKSLLTKNLLSELDEIEKRELNSWREFSEENEELYNRLQNREYIKSRYKDYNRISSKKRAFFFSPMLRRIAAVLVISLIVALSAYQIIIEINEQKTIDRNMHFEDITLIVDGSRIISLNSIEDSTDIENVCVKIDRNTIKYYPQKSKRVAVHRIVVPEIRLFKIILPDESVVWLNSKSSLSYSTNFKGSSRIVNLDGEGFFDIAKDSSRPFSVITDGAKVSVTGTQFNVKAYSEDNKIAATLVEGRINIGYLNSMGEKEGYDMKIGEQSLYNKKAGGLEVTDVNTAIYTSWKEGVYFFDKQRLEDIMRDLARWYGLEVIFKESSVKERVLSGKLSREESPEELLNTFARMVPGHIKIDGRTVTIY; encoded by the coding sequence ATGAAAGAAGAACAAATTAACAGAATTAAGTCGCTGCTGACAAAAAACTTATTGTCAGAACTTGATGAAATTGAAAAGAGAGAATTGAATAGCTGGAGAGAGTTCTCTGAAGAGAACGAGGAGCTATATAACAGACTTCAAAACAGAGAGTATATAAAGAGCAGATACAAAGACTACAATAGGATCTCATCTAAAAAGAGAGCTTTCTTTTTTAGTCCGATGCTCAGGAGGATAGCAGCTGTTCTGGTAATAAGTCTCATTGTCGCTTTGTCTGCATACCAGATTATTATAGAGATAAACGAGCAGAAAACTATAGACCGGAATATGCATTTTGAAGATATTACTCTGATTGTGGATGGCTCCAGAATAATAAGTTTAAACTCCATAGAAGATAGTACAGACATTGAAAATGTGTGTGTGAAAATAGACCGGAATACAATTAAGTACTATCCTCAGAAGAGCAAACGAGTGGCAGTGCATCGTATAGTTGTCCCGGAAATAAGGCTTTTCAAAATTATTCTCCCTGATGAATCTGTTGTATGGTTAAATTCAAAAAGCTCATTGTCATATTCCACAAATTTCAAAGGGTCATCAAGGATTGTAAATCTTGATGGAGAGGGATTTTTTGATATTGCAAAAGATAGTTCAAGACCATTTAGCGTAATTACAGATGGTGCAAAAGTCAGTGTAACAGGGACTCAGTTTAATGTAAAAGCTTATAGCGAGGACAATAAAATTGCAGCCACACTCGTTGAGGGGAGAATCAATATTGGATATTTAAACAGTATGGGAGAGAAAGAGGGCTATGACATGAAAATTGGGGAACAGTCTCTATACAATAAAAAGGCTGGAGGGTTAGAGGTAACCGATGTCAATACAGCTATATACACTTCATGGAAAGAGGGTGTGTACTTTTTTGATAAACAAAGACTTGAGGATATTATGAGAGACTTGGCAAGATGGTACGGTCTTGAAGTAATATTTAAAGAGAGCTCTGTTAAGGAGAGAGTGTTGTCCGGAAAACTCAGCAGGGAGGAGAGTCCGGAGGAGTTGCTCAATACTTTTGCCAGGATGGTCCCGGGACACATTAAAATTGATGGAAGAACCGTAACGATATACTAA
- a CDS encoding RNA polymerase sigma-70 factor translates to MKKGKRALIHKREQAVMPAFLLSLKDTCKTAMNTENLLSNGDIKEIYAKYHSLLCFYAYKYTKSYSEAEDVVQSVFTRLIERKISLSNENALKSYLFSAVRNSSLNHIKRDGVKKRFADYTFSQESDADNSGYLIDRIETEILFELFSSLDELPKECNKIFRLSYIEGMSNQEIADKLGISVNTVKSQKSRAKQLLKESLKELFVIAMFLLKNYN, encoded by the coding sequence TTGAAAAAAGGTAAAAGGGCTTTAATACATAAAAGAGAGCAGGCAGTGATGCCTGCTTTTTTGTTATCTTTGAAAGATACTTGTAAAACAGCAATGAATACTGAGAATCTGTTATCCAATGGCGACATTAAGGAGATATATGCAAAATATCATTCATTGCTTTGTTTTTATGCATACAAGTACACAAAATCATACTCAGAAGCAGAAGATGTAGTCCAGTCTGTGTTTACCAGACTCATTGAAAGAAAAATCTCCCTGAGCAACGAAAATGCCTTGAAGTCATATCTTTTTTCTGCTGTAAGAAACTCTTCACTTAATCACATAAAAAGAGACGGCGTCAAAAAGCGGTTTGCTGATTATACTTTTTCTCAAGAGAGCGATGCTGATAACTCCGGTTATCTTATTGACAGAATTGAGACCGAAATTCTTTTTGAGCTCTTTTCCAGTCTTGATGAACTCCCAAAAGAGTGTAATAAAATTTTCAGATTAAGTTATATTGAAGGGATGAGTAATCAGGAGATTGCAGACAAACTGGGAATATCTGTCAACACCGTTAAAAGTCAGAAAAGCAGAGCAAAACAACTTCTAAAAGAGTCTTTGAAGGAGCTGTTTGTTATTGCAATGTTTCTGCTAAAAAATTACAATTAA
- a CDS encoding acetate uptake transporter: protein MNQKNGNPAVVGLAGFGLTTLLLQFHNIGLLGLGPVLAMGIIFGGLAQMIAGFQEQKMGNNFGYSAFVAYGSFWIGLGIIWILNILDVYKSSTTDVGYFMLAWTLYTVIMFVASLRVHKAMAITFFLLLIGFILLVAGHFGYPVLNVVAGYELIFCALGAWYMMAGIIINDLAGKTVLPMGKPFLEKR, encoded by the coding sequence ATGAATCAGAAAAATGGAAATCCGGCAGTGGTAGGTCTGGCGGGGTTTGGATTGACAACGCTTTTACTGCAGTTTCACAACATCGGACTTTTGGGATTGGGTCCTGTACTCGCAATGGGAATCATCTTTGGAGGTTTGGCTCAAATGATAGCAGGCTTTCAGGAGCAGAAGATGGGCAATAATTTTGGATATTCGGCCTTTGTGGCTTACGGAAGTTTCTGGATAGGTCTTGGAATTATCTGGATACTGAATATCCTGGATGTTTATAAATCTTCCACAACAGATGTCGGGTATTTTATGCTTGCATGGACTCTCTACACTGTTATTATGTTCGTTGCCTCCCTCAGAGTGCATAAGGCAATGGCAATTACCTTTTTCTTACTGCTGATAGGATTTATCCTTCTGGTTGCAGGTCACTTTGGATATCCTGTTTTAAATGTTGTTGCAGGGTATGAGTTAATTTTCTGCGCATTAGGTGCATGGTATATGATGGCGGGCATTATCATTAATGATCTTGCAGGTAAAACGGTGCTGCCAATGGGAAAACCATTCCTTGAAAAAAGGTAA
- a CDS encoding ACP phosphodiesterase — translation MNYLAHIYLSGGDRQLQVGNFIGDFVKGRQYESYPKGIRRGILLHREIDRFTDCHPLFIETVELLRPAFGRYSGIIADMYFDYLLASDFKRYSHSIPLTLFAANFYISATLNYRWLPERVKGFIFHFIWTNRLKQYSTYEGLEYSLKIMSHYKTKAINPELSISFLKENEDVLRSGFNLFMPEAIEFVRSLASEAV, via the coding sequence ATGAACTATTTGGCTCACATCTATCTTTCCGGAGGTGACAGGCAGCTTCAGGTGGGTAATTTTATAGGTGATTTTGTAAAGGGACGCCAATACGAAAGCTACCCTAAAGGCATCCGGAGAGGCATACTGCTTCATCGTGAAATTGACCGGTTTACGGACTGTCATCCCCTCTTTATTGAGACAGTTGAGCTGCTTCGGCCTGCCTTCGGAAGATATTCCGGCATAATTGCCGATATGTATTTTGACTACCTCCTGGCATCGGACTTTAAGAGGTACAGCCACTCCATCCCCCTCACTCTCTTTGCGGCAAATTTCTATATCTCTGCCACTCTTAACTACAGATGGCTGCCTGAGCGGGTAAAGGGGTTCATATTTCACTTCATCTGGACAAACCGGCTAAAGCAATATTCCACATACGAAGGGCTAGAGTATTCACTCAAAATAATGTCACACTACAAAACAAAAGCAATAAACCCGGAGCTTAGCATCTCATTCCTCAAAGAGAACGAAGATGTACTAAGATCCGGGTTTAATCTCTTTATGCCGGAGGCAATTGAATTTGTCAGATCCTTGGCTTCTGAGGCAGTCTGA